In a single window of the Oecophyllibacter saccharovorans genome:
- the aroQ gene encoding type II 3-dehydroquinate dehydratase, with amino-acid sequence MKRPLIAVLNGPNLNMLGLREPHVYGHDTLDDVEQICLQAAERLDVTIDFRQTNGEGELVSWVQECRGRADGLVINPAAYGHTSIALLDALQAVDLPIIEVHISNIYRREPFRHHSYVSQVARGVICGLGTRGYAHALQAVSDMIEDEG; translated from the coding sequence ATGAAACGTCCTCTCATCGCCGTGCTCAACGGACCCAACCTGAACATGCTCGGCCTGCGGGAGCCGCACGTCTACGGCCATGACACGCTTGATGATGTCGAGCAGATCTGCCTGCAGGCCGCCGAGCGCCTGGACGTGACCATTGATTTCCGCCAGACCAACGGGGAAGGAGAGCTCGTCTCCTGGGTGCAGGAATGCAGAGGGCGGGCTGACGGCCTTGTCATCAATCCGGCAGCTTATGGCCACACGTCGATAGCACTGCTTGATGCCCTGCAGGCAGTGGACCTGCCGATCATTGAAGTGCATATTTCCAACATTTACCGCCGGGAACCGTTTCGCCATCACAGCTATGTTTCTCAGGTGGCCCGCGGCGTGATCTGCGGACTGGGCACGCGGGGCTACGCCCATGCGCTGCAGGCGGTATCAGACATGATCGAAGATGAAGGATGA
- the ccmB gene encoding heme exporter protein CcmB has translation MTGRSQSKPRELALFGHVLRRDLLMARRFGGDTLAGVLFFVLCASLFPLALGPSPALLAKTAPGLIWVCALLASLLSLEKIFQPDLEDGALDQLMLSGLSPAALALAKITAHWLCSALPLLAAALPLLLMFGLPLKSAPLLLGSLALGTMGFSLLGGMGAAIALGARFSSVLLPMLVLPLCTPLLIFGTIACSAPLQGLSPTTGLEFLGAFFCAALPLCPLLAGIGLREACR, from the coding sequence ATGACCGGCAGATCTCAGTCCAAGCCCAGAGAACTGGCGCTTTTCGGCCATGTGCTGAGGCGCGATCTTCTCATGGCGCGTCGTTTCGGGGGCGACACGCTGGCTGGCGTATTGTTTTTCGTGCTCTGCGCCAGTCTCTTCCCGCTCGCCCTCGGCCCCTCACCCGCTTTGCTGGCAAAGACAGCGCCCGGTCTGATCTGGGTCTGCGCCCTGCTCGCTTCCCTGCTCTCTCTGGAGAAAATCTTTCAGCCTGACCTGGAAGACGGCGCGCTCGACCAGCTGATGCTCAGCGGCCTTTCGCCTGCAGCCCTGGCTCTGGCCAAGATCACCGCGCACTGGCTCTGCAGCGCGCTGCCCCTGCTGGCAGCCGCCCTCCCGCTCCTGCTCATGTTCGGCCTGCCGCTGAAAAGCGCGCCGCTGCTCCTGGGCAGCCTGGCCTTGGGAACGATGGGGTTTTCCCTGCTTGGCGGCATGGGCGCTGCCATCGCCCTGGGCGCGCGTTTCAGCAGCGTGCTCCTGCCGATGCTGGTCCTGCCGCTGTGCACGCCACTGCTGATTTTCGGAACGATCGCCTGCAGCGCGCCGCTCCAGGGTCTCTCCCCTACGACGGGGCTGGAATTCCTGGGCGCTTTCTTCTGCGCCGCCCTGCCGCTGTGCCCCCTGCTGGCCGGGATCGGCCTGCGGGAAGCCTGTCGCTGA
- a CDS encoding acetyl-CoA carboxylase biotin carboxyl carrier protein, whose protein sequence is MSRMLVDKEAIRALADILTETGLTEIEIAEADSRIRVARQLTAQVGAVPAPVASQPAGGAAESGKSAPGAAGSEADHPGVVPSPMVGVAYLTPDPGSPPFVAEGAHVAAGQTLLLIEAMKTFNQIKAPRSGTLVRYLVSSGEPVEFGAPLAIIE, encoded by the coding sequence ATGAGCCGTATGCTCGTGGACAAGGAGGCAATCCGCGCTCTTGCCGATATCCTGACGGAAACCGGCCTGACCGAGATTGAAATCGCGGAAGCGGACAGCCGGATCCGGGTGGCCCGTCAACTCACAGCGCAGGTGGGCGCCGTGCCGGCCCCTGTTGCCTCCCAGCCTGCGGGCGGTGCGGCAGAGAGCGGCAAGTCAGCGCCGGGGGCTGCGGGCAGCGAGGCTGACCATCCCGGCGTGGTGCCGAGCCCCATGGTGGGCGTTGCCTATCTGACGCCTGATCCCGGCTCTCCGCCCTTCGTGGCGGAAGGGGCGCATGTGGCGGCCGGGCAGACGCTCCTGCTGATCGAAGCCATGAAGACCTTCAACCAGATCAAGGCGCCGCGTTCGGGAACGCTGGTGCGTTACCTGGTGTCGTCCGGTGAGCCGGTGGAATTCGGCGCGCCCCTGGCCATTATCGAGTGA
- the ccmA gene encoding heme ABC exporter ATP-binding protein CcmA, whose protein sequence is MPPAFQPEVHQSDHAQPEQGQPFLELQDVSVRRGGRRLLTGLTLTLAGGDSLRVLGPNGVGKSSFLRCVAGLCPPDSGLRRCRVKVGWLGHANALKPALSVEDNLRFPCALGGQELSAIAQSLQQVGLGGMARQPVRLLSAGQKRRAALAGLLLTRAPLWLLDEPATGLDAQSVALLGRLMQAHLAQGGALVTTSHVPLPLPPGRVLTLSAPATTEPVGPEAPRGESTLKQATDWSAWNAPT, encoded by the coding sequence TTGCCGCCTGCTTTTCAGCCAGAAGTTCACCAGTCGGACCACGCCCAACCGGAACAGGGCCAGCCCTTTCTGGAACTGCAGGATGTTTCAGTCCGGCGTGGCGGGCGCAGGTTGCTTACAGGTCTCACCCTCACCCTGGCAGGCGGTGACTCTCTGCGCGTTCTCGGACCCAACGGGGTGGGCAAGTCGAGCTTCCTGCGTTGCGTGGCCGGGCTGTGCCCACCCGATAGCGGCCTGCGCCGGTGCCGGGTGAAGGTCGGCTGGTTGGGCCATGCCAATGCCCTCAAGCCCGCTTTGAGTGTTGAGGACAATCTCCGCTTTCCCTGCGCCCTTGGCGGCCAGGAACTGAGCGCGATTGCGCAGAGCCTGCAGCAGGTCGGGCTGGGGGGAATGGCGCGCCAGCCCGTGCGCCTGCTTTCAGCAGGGCAGAAACGGCGCGCAGCCCTGGCAGGGCTGCTGCTGACGCGCGCGCCCCTCTGGCTGCTTGACGAACCCGCAACCGGCCTGGATGCGCAGAGCGTGGCCCTTCTGGGCAGATTGATGCAGGCTCACCTGGCCCAAGGGGGCGCCCTTGTGACCACCAGCCACGTCCCCCTTCCCCTGCCACCGGGCAGGGTGCTGACACTGTCAGCGCCTGCTACAACAGAACCTGTGGGGCCCGAAGCCCCAAGAGGGGAAAGCACACTGAAACAAGCCACGGACTGGTCGGCATGGAATGCGCCCACATGA
- the accC gene encoding acetyl-CoA carboxylase biotin carboxylase subunit, whose translation MTDHTDGEKPAFSKILIANRGEIALRILRACREMGIKTVAVHSTADADAMHVRLADEAVCIGPPSARDSYLNVPALMSAATMTGAEAIHPGYGFLSENADFAETVEAHGMTFIGPTAEHIRTMGDKISAKTTMEALGVPLVPGSDGALPDLDTAREVAERVGYPVLIKAAAGGGGRGMKVARTADELEEAWQVARTEARAAFGNDEVYLEKYLDRPRHIELQIMGDNFGNVVHFGERDCSLQRRHQKLLEEAGSPVITEAQRNEIGATVTKALSQMGYRNAGTLEFLYQDGQFCFIEMNTRLQVEHPVTEMVCGVDLVREQILVAAGRRLSHRQEDIRMTGHAIECRINAENPRTFIPNPGQVRVYHAAGGPGVRMDSALYAGYRVPPYYDSMIAKLIVHAPTRAQAIARMQRALEECVVDGVETVIPLHQKILADPQFRQGDYTIHWLEDFVARENAADAPPAPELTA comes from the coding sequence GTGACAGATCATACTGACGGCGAGAAGCCGGCTTTTTCCAAGATCCTGATTGCCAATCGCGGGGAAATCGCCCTGCGCATCCTGCGGGCCTGCCGGGAGATGGGGATCAAGACCGTCGCCGTGCACTCCACTGCGGATGCCGACGCCATGCATGTCAGGCTGGCTGACGAAGCGGTCTGCATCGGTCCGCCGAGTGCGCGCGACTCCTATCTCAATGTGCCCGCCCTCATGTCGGCGGCCACCATGACAGGTGCCGAGGCCATTCACCCAGGCTATGGTTTCCTGTCGGAAAACGCTGATTTTGCCGAGACGGTCGAAGCGCACGGTATGACCTTCATCGGCCCGACGGCTGAGCATATCCGCACGATGGGCGACAAGATCAGCGCCAAGACCACGATGGAAGCCCTGGGGGTGCCCCTGGTGCCCGGCTCGGACGGGGCGCTCCCGGACCTGGACACGGCACGTGAAGTGGCTGAGCGCGTGGGTTATCCGGTGCTCATCAAGGCGGCAGCAGGCGGCGGCGGCCGGGGCATGAAGGTGGCCCGCACGGCTGATGAGCTGGAAGAAGCCTGGCAGGTGGCGCGGACAGAGGCGCGTGCGGCTTTCGGCAATGACGAGGTTTATCTCGAGAAATATCTCGACCGCCCCCGCCATATCGAGCTGCAGATCATGGGCGACAATTTCGGCAATGTGGTGCATTTCGGCGAGCGCGATTGCTCGCTTCAGCGCCGCCACCAGAAACTGCTGGAAGAGGCGGGCTCTCCGGTCATTACAGAGGCGCAGCGCAACGAGATCGGGGCGACCGTGACCAAGGCCCTGTCGCAGATGGGCTACCGCAATGCCGGCACGCTGGAGTTTCTCTACCAGGACGGGCAGTTCTGCTTCATCGAGATGAACACGCGCCTGCAGGTTGAGCATCCGGTGACGGAAATGGTCTGCGGGGTCGACCTGGTGCGCGAGCAGATCCTGGTGGCGGCGGGGCGCAGGCTTTCCCACCGTCAGGAGGACATCCGCATGACCGGCCATGCGATCGAGTGCCGCATCAATGCGGAAAACCCCCGCACCTTCATCCCCAATCCCGGCCAGGTGCGTGTCTATCACGCAGCGGGCGGTCCCGGCGTGCGGATGGACAGCGCGCTTTATGCGGGCTACCGGGTGCCTCCTTATTATGACAGTATGATCGCCAAGCTGATCGTTCATGCGCCGACGCGCGCCCAGGCGATTGCGCGCATGCAGCGGGCACTGGAGGAATGCGTGGTGGACGGCGTGGAAACCGTCATTCCCCTGCACCAGAAGATCCTGGCTGACCCGCAATTCCGCCAGGGCGATTACACCATTCACTGGCTGGAAGATTTCGTGGCCCGTGAAAACGCGGCTGATGCGCCGCCTGCCCCTGAACTGACGGCTTAA